A window of Leptolyngbya sp. FACHB-261 genomic DNA:
TGGCGCATCTGCGCCAAGAGAGCTTTATAGGCACTGCTATGCTCAGTCATTAGCGTCCGGGCTCTTAGTGTTGCCCAACGTTCGTGCATCTCGGGGTTCAGGCGCTCACTACTGCCTTTGCGCAACTGTGACAGAGCTAAACGCAGTTGTAAGCGGTCGTCTGCGCCCCCCTGCGCATTGCCAAAAACCTGCTGTTCTGCAACTACACCCGCCATCCAAATTGCACAATAGCGCTCCAGCAATTGGGCCGAGAGTGTGCCAGCAGATAGCTGCGCTTCTAAGGCCGTACGGTCGAAAACCACACCTCCTGACCCACCCAGGCCACGGCGAAAAGTCTCCCAGGGGCTCAAGGTGTAATCAAGGATCGGCACTCCCGACAGATAAGCCACTAGAAAGTGACCCGCTTCATGGATTAAGACCCGCTCCCGCTGCTGGGGTGTTAACCAGTTCTGCAATAGATTGCCGCCGCGGCCTGCTAATACTAGCCGATCGGTCGCAAACAAGGCCATGCCCACCGCTACTGCCGCCGCAGGTACCACTGGACTGAGGTTCAGCAATGGCCCCAG
This region includes:
- a CDS encoding ATP-dependent Zn protease → MSSPSLNLIAITVFTLTLSTLLGPLLNLSPVVPAAAVAVGMALFATDRLVLAGRGGNLLQNWLTPQQRERVLIHEAGHFLVAYLSGVPILDYTLSPWETFRRGLGGSGGVVFDRTALEAQLSAGTLSAQLLERYCAIWMAGVVAEQQVFGNAQGGADDRLQLRLALSQLRKGSSERLNPEMHERWATLRARTLMTEHSSAYKALLAQMRQRASVEDCCAAIDQHRDQTVDKVVNV